Below is a genomic region from Armatimonadota bacterium.
ACCGCGACGGGAGCGGTCAAAGGAACGGCGTCGGTGAAGCTTTCGGGCGCCGGCGCGCCGGATGAACCCGTGACCGGGGAAGTGGCCTTTACCGAGCCGCTGAATGTGGCGAAGGCGGATTATGTGCCGGAACCGCGCCCGGTGGAATCTGATTACGAGATCGGCGCTTTGTACTTCCCCGGGTTCCCGACCATGGACCGCTGGGACCCGATCCGACGGGTGTCGCCGGAGCGCAAGCCGGTACTGGGGTGGTATGACGAGGGCAACCCGGAGTGCGTGGACTGGCAGATCAAGTGGGCGGTGGAGCACGGAATCAAATTCTTCCTGGTGGACTGGTACTGGAGCGCCGGAGGTCGGCACCTGGAACACTGGGTGAAGGCTTTCGAGAAAGCGCGGTACCGCCGCTACCTGAAGTGGGCGATGATGTGGGCGAACCACAACCCGGCGGGTTCGCACTCGGAAGAGGACCAGCGGGCGGTCACTCAGTATTGGCTGGACAACTGCTTCAACATGCCCGAATACATGCGCATCGACGACAAGCCCGTGGTGATGATCTGGAGCGTCGCCGGCATGGACCGGGATATGGAGGGCAAGGGCGGCGCCGCGCGGCTGCTTGAAATCAGCCGGGAGATGGCTATCGAGGCGGGCTACAAAGGCATCTACTTCATCGCCATGAAGTGGCCCGAGGCATCCACCGACCCGGCGATCATCAAAGACCTGGCCGACAAGGGCTTCGACATGACCAGCATCTACCACTACATGCACCACGGCGGGAAGGCCGAGGACCCGCAGCATTTCCCCTTTGAACTGGTGGCGGATTCGAGCTACGACCACTGGAAGTCCTGGCATGAGGCCAACATCATCCCCTTCCTGCCCAATCTGTCGACAGGATGGGACTCCCGGCCCTGGCACGGGGACAAGTCTACAGTGATCTACGGTCGGACCCCGGAGCTGTTCCGACGCATCTGCCAGGACGCAAAGCGGTTCGCGGACGAGACCGGCGTAACCCGGATGACCCTGGCGCCGCTCAATGAGTGGGGGGAGGGCTCCTACGCCGAGCCGTGTAAGGAGTTCGGATTCGAGATGTACGACGCGGTGCGGGACGTTTTCTGCAAGAAACCCGCGGAAGGCTGGCCGCCCAACCTGATCCCCTCGGACGTGGGCCTGGGTCCGTACGACCTGCCAGAAGCAGAGGCGCTCAAGCGAGACGCCTGGGACTTCTCTGACGGTGCCCAGGGTTGGGGCCCCTTCATGGGCATCGGCGCCTTCGCGGTGAAGGACGGAGCGCTGGAGTTCGTCACCAGTTCCCAGGACCCAGCCATCGGTACCTCGCTCAAGGGCATCCGGGCGTCGGACTGGACCCACGTACTGGTGCGGATGAAGATCGACAGCCTTCAGCAGCCGGGTGAGGAGGCCCAGCTCTTCTGGTCAACAACTACCACCGGCATAAGTGAGGCCAACAGCGCGAAGTTCAAGCTGGTTGGGGACGGGGAGTACCACGACTACCTGATTCCGGTGGGCGAAAACAACCGCTGGAAGACAGGGATCACCAGCTTCCGGTTCGACCCGTGCGGGCACGCGAATGCTCGCATAGCCATTGATGAGATCCGACTGGTGAAGGAATAGAGGGGCACGAACGGGTGTGCACAGCGCCGGAAGAACGGCCGCGGAAGCGCCCGATGCGCGGAGGCGAAGCAGCATCGATTCAGGAAAGCGCAATGGCTTGAGCAGGCGGTCCTTTCTGCGCCGGCTGGGTTGCGCCGCCACTGGGCTTCTTCTCGGCGGGAGTGTCATCGACAGCCTGCGCGAGCCCGACCAGTTGCGGGTCACCCGGGTGAGCGTTCCCTTCCACAACCTGCCACCAGGGTTCGAGGGCCTGCGCATCGCCCAGCTTACCGATTTGCACCACGGGCCAACCGTGCCCCTTGACTTTGTGCAGCGCGCCGTCGATATGGCGAACGGGCTCGAGCCGGACCTTGTCGCGCTTACCGGCGACTACGTCTACCGCGGCACCGAGTACATTCCTCCTTGCATCCGGGTCCTTGGCGGACTGCGGGCGCCTCTGGGGGTATTCGCGGTCCTGGGCAACCACGACCACTGGCATGGCGCGTCCCTGACCCGGGAGTGGATGGCGCGGGTGGGGATCGCCGACCTGACCAATGCCGCAATGGCCATTCAGCGCGGAAACGACCGGCTGTGGGTGGCTGGCGTGGGCGATCTGTGGGAAGACACTCAGCGTCTGGACTACGCCCTCGCAGGCTCCCCCGCCAATGCCCCCGTGTTTCTCCTGTCCCACAATCCCGACTATGCGCACCTTCTCACTGACCGCCGGGTCGGCCTCATGCTGTCGGGGCATACCCACGGCGGGCAGGTGAATCTACCGCTGTTCGGGCCGCCGATCCTGCCCCTGAGATACGGGCGCAAGTACGCCGTCGGCCTGGTGCGGGATGATTGGAAGCAGGTGTTCGTGTCTCGCGGCGTCGGCACGATCATCCCCGCGATCCGCTTCCGCTGCAGGCCGGAAGTGGCGCTGATCAACCTGACGAGGGCTTTGTAAGGCGATCCAGTTCGGTGAACAGTGCCCGACGGGCGCGATGGTATGCGCCGGGCGATTTTTCGTACTCGGTACAGGTGCGCACGACGCGGCGCGCCTTGAGTGCGGGGGCTATCCAGTCGCGCATGGCTCCAAGGGTACCGCCTGCACTGCGACACCGTCAACACCGGCTACCAAGACGAAGCCGGCCCACTCCCGTCCCTATGGAGGCAGAATCCAGTGACCAGGTATGCACTCAGGTGTGGTCGGCGCACAATACCGATGATGCTTGCCGCTCTGATCACGATGCTCTGGGGGACAATCGCGATGGCACAGGAAGACTCAGCACCCAAGCGCGGTGACGTGGCGTTCCAGACGAGCTTCGACACCGCAGAGGACCGCCAGGGTTGGTCGACCGCGCCGTGGGCCGAGTGGGTGCCGGGCTACGAAGGGACGACTTCGCTCCGCGTGACGGTGCCGGCCGAAGACGCGGCGGAGAGCCGGATGATCGTCCTGCCCATCGACCTGACGCGGTACCGGGGCTGCAGGCTGGCAGTGGAGTGCATGGCCAAGGCCGAAGGGGTCAGCAAGCCGCCGCAGCCGTACCTGGGCGTGAAGTGCATGTTGCACTACAGGTCCGAGACTAGCGGACCATTCTGGAGCAACCAGAACAACGTCTTCGGCACCTTCGACTGGAAGAAGCTGCGGTTCGTGGCGCCGATTGCAGCTGATGCCACAGGTGGCCAGCTGGCGCTGGGATTGCAGGCGAGCAGCGGGGTAGCGTGGTTCGATGAGATCAAGGTGACGGTGGCCTGGCCGCCTCCACCGGCGCGTCCGGAGGCTGCCGCGAATGCAGGTCCTGTCTACAGGGGACATGATTTGCCGCGGCTGAGGGGAGTGATGTCCCCGAACGCTTTCGTGGACGAGGACATGCGGGTACTTGGGCAGGAGTGGAACGCGAACCTGATCCGCTGGCAGATGACGCGGCGGTGGGGCGTACCCAATACCGACCGGGACCTGGATGAGTATGACCAGTGGATTGCCTCGGAACTCGACGATCTGGAGAAGGCCCTGGAAGCCTGCAACCGATACGGGATCAAGGTGGTCGTCGACCTTCACTCGCCGCCGGGCGGGCGTTACGAGAACAGCGACGTGGCCATGTTCTACGAGCCTAAGTACCAAGATCATTTCGTGAAGGTCTGGGAGCGGATCGCCACGCGGTTCAAGGGCAACCCCGCCGTCTGGGGATACGACCTGGTGAACGAGCCGGTGCAGGCGGATGCGCCGGTGGAGGGCGTCCCGGACTACCTCGGGGCACAGGTGCGCGCGGCAAGGGCAATTCGTGCCATCGACCCGGATGTGCCGATCATTTTCGAGGTGGACCAGTGGGACTCAGCCCCTGGGTTCCGCTACCTGGAGCCGGTGGATGTGCCGAATGTCATCTACCAGGTCCACATGTACTGGCCGGGCGGGTTTACGCACCAGGGCGTGCACTCGAACCCGGTGGGGGTCAAGTACCCGGGAGTCATCGGTGGGATGATGGTTGACAAGGAAGCATTGCGCCGGCACCTGCAGCCAGTGCGCGATTTCCAGCTGGCCTTCAATGTGCATATCTACGTCGGCGAGTTCAGCGCGGCGCGATGGGCCCCGGGAGCCGCTCAGTATCTGTCGGATTGCATCGAGATTTTCGAGGAGTATGGCTGGGACTGGTCGTATCACGCGTACCGGGAGTGGGATGGCTGGAGCCTGGAGCACGGTCCCGACCCCAATGACCACTCGCGCACCGCGGAGCCGTCGGACCGGATGCAAGTGGTGCTTGGGTGGTTCGCGAAGAACGTGAAGCCGCCGGTTAGGTGACGGGAGCAAGACATTCAGTCGTGCCCCTTGGATGACGGTGTCGGTGGTTACGGCCTGCTGCGGTCGTGCCTCGCGTCCAGTGCAGGTGCGCCTGAGCCGCGCTTTCGATAGCGCCGAAGTGCCCGGTGTGGCTGCTCTCTCACGCGGTGTCGTTGAGTGCGGCCGCGTGCTTTCCGGCGGCTGGATCCCCCGCAGCATGCACGACTTGAGTCTCTGGATCAATGCACAGCATGACCGGATGGGCGATGGGCTCACTGGTCACCGTCACCCTGTGTCCGCGCGCAGCGAGCTCGGAACGGACCTGCTCCGCCACGCCCTCGTGAAGGTTGAGACTCCCTGGGGCCAGGAATGCCGCGTCCCGGTCCGGTCGGGAGCTGAATGAGTTTTCCATGTGGTTGGTGCTGAAACGCGGCGCAGTCACCGCTTGGCCCGGGGGCATGCCAAACTCGATGTGGTTGAGCAGTACATTCAGGGAAGTCTGATCCTGCAGGTCCCCGCCTGCGACGCTGATTGCCACGACCGGCCTGCCCTCCCGCAATACGAGGGTGGGGGTCAGGGTGACCCGTGGACGCTTGCCCGGCTGGATGCGGTTCGGGTGCCTCGGGTTCGTGTTCAGGCAGCGCAGGCGATTGCCCTGGGACACGCCCGTGACAGGGTCGGGTTCATTCCCGGCCAGATTGCAGCTGGGCGTGGCCGCCACCACATTCCCCCACCGGTCGGCGACCACGCAGGTGGTCGTGTCGGAAATCGGCGTGCGGACCGGGTTCTCCGGTGCGTCTCCTTCGCACAGAATCGCCCGCATCCGGACTGGATCACCCGGACGCCGCTCCATCGACGCAGCTCCGGTGATGAGGTCCGCCCGTAACGCGGTGTATTCGTCGGACAGCAACTGCTGCAAGGGCACGTCCGCGAAATCCGGGTCAGCATAGTAAGTGTCGCGGTCGGCGTATGCAAGCTTCATCGCTTCAGTGACCGTGTGGATGTAGTCGGCTGACAGATGGCCGAGGCCCCTCAACTCCCACCCTTCGAGGAGACGCAGCGTCTGGCACAGGACTGGTCCCTGGGTCCAGGTGTTGCACTTGCATACCTCGTAACCGCGGTAGCCGACCGACACCGGGTCTTCGACTGTCGTCTCGTGGGCGGCAAGATCCTCCCTGTCCAAGAATGAACCCTTGCTCCGGTACCATGCCACGAGGTCATCGGCGATGTCCCCGGTGTAGAAGCGGTCGCGGGCGGCGCGCAGTCTCTTCTCTCGGCTGCCGACGGCTTGCGTTTCCGCCTGCACCATCTTGCGCAGCGTCGCCGCCAGTTGTGGGTGCCACTCATCCCTGCCTGCGTCGAGAAGTTCCAGCGTCGGGGCGACGGCCTGCGCGAAGCTGCGCGTTCCGAACAGTTCCAGCGCCGTGATGCACAGGTGAAGCGCGCCGGGGACGGGCATGGCGAGGTAGCTGCCCTCGTCCGGAATCCCGTTGGCGTAGTACCACTCGATGGCCTCGGGGCTGAGCGGTGCCCGGCCGATGCCGGACAGCACCCGCACGCGTTCCTGCGCCGCGTCGTAGATCATGAACGGGACCTCGCCGCCGATGGCGAACAGCCCGTAGTCGGTGACCGCCAGGGCCAGGATCGTCGCGACAGCAGCGTCGGCGGCATTGCCTCCCTCCGAGAGCAACCGGACTCCCGCAGCCACCGATTCCGCCGCCCCGGCAGCGACCGCACCCCCGGTTCCGGATGCACACCAGCCGATCTGATCCATGCTTTGTCACACTCCGCGATTGTCTCTCTCAAAGGCCTCGCCCTGGGCGTTCCCCGCCCTGCCCATTCTCCCCTTCCGCGGCCGCCAGTCTCTGTAGCTGGAAAGCCTGCGGCTCTTCTTCGGCGCGGTGGACGAACAGGCGTGGGTCTACATCAATGGGCAGCCGGCTTTCGAACACACCGTTGCGACCACGGGGCTGCCGGTGGGGATTCTCTGGACCACCCCCTTCGGCTTCGCCCCCCGGTTCTTCCTGCAGGCCGAGTTCGGATTCTGATGAGTTGGCTGCTTGCGCGCGACCGGTTCGGTTCGATGGCGGCCCCGGAAGCCTCGCAGTTGTGGGTCGTCACGGATATGTGGGAGCACGCTGGGGTGTTCGAGTGGACCGATGAATCGGCGGGGAAATGTTGCTGCAAGCGGATCTCGGCCCCGACTGGCGAGATTCGGGCACTGAGTCCAGCGTCCGCGGGGATGCTCTGAAGCGCGAGTTGTGAGTGCCACTGGCAGGGCTACGAATCGAGATGGCGTTGGCGTGTGGTCTCGTCCAGACGCCGGTGTTGCAGAAGGCGTACGGCCCGGGCTCAAGGTACCCGCGTCAGATGAAGGAGGACTTGACAGCCGCAGTGCGAATCCGATTACTGGAAAGGCGGTTTGCTGAGGTAGTCTGCGCCGCCTCACCAGTTGTTGGAGGTATCGAAGAACACGCCAGTCCCAGGGCGTTGGTTCGAGACGGAGGTGCAATGATGACGAGCAACCGGTGGGTCTTCCCTGTCGTGATTGCTATCCTGGCGTACCTGGGGACACTTCCCGCCCCTGCCGAAGACATTCGGCTCAATGACTGCGAGATACGAGGAGCCGACTCCTTCGGTGATTTCCACAAGATGTTCCGATGGCCGGTCGGTTCTGGCGCGCCGATAGCCTTCGCCTGGGGGCAGTTCGAGCATGATGGCGATGAGTTCTGCCACGTCACCTCCAATACTTTCAGCGCCCAGATCGAGTATCGGGCCCTCACCCCAAAGGCCTATCTGGAGCTCAAGACCTACTTCGCCAACGACGACGAATCCAGCGTGATCTTCGAGCTCACTCCGAGCGAGTTCGAGGACGACTGGCGCACCCTCACCCGCGCCTTCGCAAGCATTGACGATGTTGAGGACGTCGCCCTGCCCTTCCCTGCCGCCGGTGTCCATTTCCGCCTGCGAGAGCACTGTGGCACGAAAGAAGTGATCCGCGAGGACGGGTCGGTCGCCAATGTGTCCATCGGCGACAGCAACGCACGCTTCAGGGTTGTATCGATAGGTTTCGCCTACGGGAACTGGGCGGCGAACTGGCAGGGCATGGACTTCCACCCCGGCGACGCCCAGGACAACTTTGACAATGTGACTCTTGAGCACGAGCGCGCCACCGACTACATCGAGTTCACCGCCGGGCAGTCGGGGCAGTGCACCCTCCAGGCTTACTGCCGCAGGAAGCAGGGCGAGGAGGGCAGACTGCAGGTGAAGGTCAACGGGAGCGTGAAAGCTGAGCCTTCGGTGCCCGGCACGGATTTCGCCTGGGTCGACCTGTGGACCGGCGAGCTGGCGGGTGGCGAGACGATCCGCGTTGCGAATAACGAGTGGGAGGAATCCACCTGGCTGGGGCTGTCCAGCACACTGCATAAGTCCTGCGTTGAGTTCGCCCATGAGTCCCGCAATGGTCCGGTCTTCCGCATCGTTCCGGTGGGGGGAGATGGCGGCGGGATCGTCGAGCCTCCACCACCTCCGCCTCCCGACACAACCCCGCCGATCCTGGAGAATGTGGCGGCCGGCCCTGTCTCCCACGAGGCGGCTATCGTCCATTTCGACGCCAGCGAGGACGTGCAATGGCGCGTGGAATATGGAACGACCAGCAACTACGGACAGACTTCGATCTCTCGGGGTTTCGATGACCCCAGGGCCGCCTCGCTGACGGGTCTCGCGCCCGACACTACCTACCACTTTCGCATCGTCGCCGCGGACGCCGCAGGGAATGCCGCCGCTTCACCCGACCATACCTTCACCACCAAAGCCGTGCCCGACCGGACTGCCCCGGTCATCACCAATGTGCAGGCGGCCGTCACCCACAACTCAGCAACCGTAACCTGGAATACCAGCGAGCCCGCCAACTCGAAGCTCTATTACGGTCGCGCGCCATCAACTGCGACCTGGACCGGTTTGGCGGACTTCGTGACAAACCACTCGGTCACTGTAGACGGCCTCCTGCCCAACACCACGTATGTATTCTGGGTGAAAGGCTCCGACGCGGCGGGCAACGAGGGCATCTCGCCTCAGTCGAGTTTCACCACCTCTCCGACTCCCGACACGCAGGCGCCGACGATTATCGCTCCAGCTGTGACCGCCATCACCCAGACCTCCGCGTCCGTCGTCTGGCGCACCGACGAGCCCACCGTTTCCTGCGTCGAATACGGGACCACACCGGCTTACGGTCTTGTTGCAACCCTCCAGGGCACGCGCACCGCTCATAGCATCGCCCTTTCGCAGCTGCAACCAGGTCGCCAGTACCACTATCTTGTGAAGGCGACCGACGCAGCCGGCAATACGGCCACGCACTCCGGTAGTTTCCAGACCGACCCGCCGGATGTGGGCACGGTTACGGGCACCGTGACCCGCCAGGATACCGGGGCGCCTCTGGCAGGGGCCACCGTGACCGTGCTGGGGAGCACCGGTCTGTCCGCCACCTGCGACGGCAATGGGGTGTACACCATCGCCGGCGTACCCACCGGAACCCGCAGCCTTCGTTTTGCCGCATCCGGGTGGCGTACCGCCACTGCCCAGGTAACGGTTCGCCGCACCCAGACCGTGACGCGCAACTTCGCTCTCGTCCCCGTGGGCACGGTCTACGGGTATGTGCAGACCCCGGTTACTGGGGATGCTGGCGGGCGGCCCAGGCCGCGCATGATCGGCCTCAATGGCGCAACCGTGCGCATCGCCGCCGGCAACCGGACCACCCAGACCGCCAACGGATACTTCGCTAAGCCTGACAGACCGGCGGATGGCTACTACGCCCTCGACGACGTGGCCGTGGGGACACATACCGTGACTGTTTCTCTGTCGGGGTTCGTGCCGCAGACGCTCAATGTCACCGTCCCCGGCCCGGGCGGGAAAGTTCGGCAGGATTTTAGCCTCGAGAAAGCCCGTCTCGACCTGTCGGTCACCCATGACTCTCTCAACATTTCGCCGGAATCACCCATCGCAGGCCAGCGCGCCACCGTCGCCTGCACCGTAGTCAACTCGGGCAACATCGAGGCCCGGACGGTCCGGGTACGCTTCCTTTGGAATGGCGCGCAGATCAGTCAGTCTGTCATCGCGACCCTCAACCCCGGGGCCTCCCGACGCCTCACGTACTCCTGGCTCGTCCCTGCCGATGGGCCGACCAAGGGCGATCTGTCCGCGGTGGTGGAACCGGATGCCGGCATCGTGGAGGCCGATGCGAGCAACAATGTGGCCACCCGATCGCTGACCATTGTCCCCCTGAAGCCAGACGTCTCCATCCTCGCCGCGGACATCACGCACACACCGGAGTCACCCGGGTGTGGTCAGACTGTCACCATCCGCGCCACCGTGAAGAACATGGGCGGCCTGGCGGCTGAGAACCTTGAGGTGGCCCTGAAGCGCGGCGATGAGACCGTGGCCACCCGCTCCCGATCGAGGCTCAATCCGGGAGAGCACTACCAAGCGTCCATGAGCTGGACCGTGCCCGCGGCCACCTACGACCCGGTTGCATTCCGAGTAGTCTTGGACCCCTCAAACAACATCGATGAGCTGGACAAGACCAACAACCAGGCCGAGCACACCGTCGTGCCCGCTCTGCCGGATCTCTCCGTGGACGCCGCCGAGATAACCAGCACCCCCGCAGCACCCATCGCAGGTGAGGACGTCCGCCTTAGCATCAAGGTCCGCAACCTCGGCGGCTCCAAGGCCTATAACATCCCCCTGCGAATCATGCGCGGCACCGACGTCTTGTCCGAGCAGACCATCAGCTCTCTGAGCGCCGGGAGCAGCACCACTCGGTATTTCACATGGGACATACCGGACACAGCCGGGGATTCGGAAAAACTCGGGGTCGTACTGGACCCGGCGAACTCTATCCCCGAGAGCAACGAGGCCAATAACGCCGCTCCGCACCTGGTGCTGGTCACGCCCCGGCAGATCGACCTGTACATCGCCGCCGCGGACATCACCCACACTCCGCCGGAACCCGAAGCGGGACATACGGCCACGATAAGCGTAATTGTGCACAACGGCGGGAACGTGAAGGCGAGCGGAGTGAAGGTGCGGTTCCTGCGAGGCGGCCAGCAGATAGGCGAGAAGACCATCTCCTCGATCACTGCGGGGGACGATTACACGACGAAACTCTACTGGAGCGTTCCGGACGGCACCGTGGGCCCGGTGACGATCAATGTCGTCCTGGACCCGGACGGCGAAATTGCGGAGACCGACGAGAGCAACAACACGGCGTCCCACAGCTTCGCTGTACTTGCCGGGGACTAACGCACCAGGGACCTGCAACGAGGTCAGCCGAGAGCGAACGGTGAACATCGTTTCGTCTTGTACATCCGTAGCGATGGGAGCGAGAGTGAAACGATGACCGCCAGTGAAGGTCGGTACACTCGCGAGTTGGCGGTCGCCATCCAAGCCGCACTCGATGCCGGGCGCATTCTGCGCGAGGACTTCCACCGTCCCGGCGGCCCGCGCGGATCGGGGCACCATGCCGTCGCAGACGGAGAAGCCGAAGCCCTGATCAGGGGCGCCCTGATCGAAGCCTTCCCCGAGTATGCCTACCTGGGCGAAGAGACCGGCTACAGGCCGGGGTCGGGATCTTCGCCCTGCCACGTCTGGGTGGTCGACCCGAATGACGGAACCAGCGCTTACCTGAAAGGATTCCGCGGCGCAGCAGTGTCTATCGCGCTGCTGCGGGACGGCAGACCGGTGCTTGGCGTAGTCTACGCTCACTGCGCTCCGGACGACGGGGGCGACCTCTTCTCGTGGGCCGAAGGTTCGGGCCCCGTCCAGCGCAATGGCCGCGCGGTCCCCCGCAAGTGGCCTGTCACTGCGGGTCCGGAGTGTACAGCGCTGGTGTCACAGAGCGCGGACAAGAGCCCCCGGGCCAATGCACTCGCAGCGCACCCGATGAGGTTTCGTGCGGTGACAGGCATTGCGTATCGGCTGGCGCTGGTTGCTGCGGGTGAGGGTGAACTGGCCGTCTCACTCAACGGACCATGCGCCTGGGACTACGCCGGGGGACATGCTCTGCTGCTGGGAGCCGGCGCGGACCTGTTTGACGCTGAGGGCCATCCTGTCACCTATGGTCCCGACGGCCGCAGCAGTTGCGGAGGGGCCTGCTTTGGGGGGCCATCGGCGCTGGTTGCCGAAATGGTGGGCCGCGACTGGAGCAGTGCGCTGCACCACGGTCATCCTGAAGAAGGCTACCTGCAGCTGTCCTGGCCGGTGCGCGGGCGGACTGTTCCCGTCGCGGGTGTCTTGTCCCGCGGTCAAGGGTGCCTGCTGGGCCAGTTTGCCGGTGACTCCCTGGGCGGCCTCGTGGAGTTCGAGGGAGCCGATTACATCGCCTCGCATTATCCGCAGGGCGTGAGGCTGCTGGCCGATGGCGGGGCATGGGGAACCATCGCGGGACAACCCACCGACGACTCAGAGCTGGCGCTGTGCCTGGCGCGGTCGATCGTGGCCGCGGGAGGCTATGATCCCGAGGCGGCGGCGCGAGCCTACGCTTGGTGGTATAATTCCGGCCCCTTCGACAAGGGCGACACCACGAGACAGGCTCTCATACCTGCCGCAAGATCGTTCGGGCACGGGCAATCGGCCGCCGACGCGGCCCGGGCGGCAGCGAGCACCACAAGCCAGGCAAACGGCGCCATGATGCGGGTGTGCCCCATCGGGGTCGCCGGTGCAAGCCGTTCGCCTGACACCGTGATCCAGTGGGCCAGAGCCGACGCGGAGTTGACTCACCCCCATCCCGTGTGCCAGAGCGCCAACGCGGTGTTCGCCGAGGCCATTGCCTTCGCAATCCGCGTTGGCGCGAGTCCCGCTGAGACCTACGAGCACGCCTGCGCGACCGCCGCCGAGATTGGTGCCGAGACGAGCGTCCGGGAGACCTTGGCTCTGGCTGCGAGCGCGGCCCCAGCGGACTACTCGAAGCAGCAGGGCTGGGTCCTGATCGCTCTGCAGAACGCGTTCTTCCAGCTATTGCACGCGCCGGATCTGGAGGCAGGCGTGGTGGACAGCATCATGCGTGGGGGCGACACGGACACGAACGCCGCCATCGCCGGTGCGCTTCTTGGTGCAGTTCACGGCAGGGACGCCATCCCATCGCAATGGGTCGACCGCATTCTGACCTGCCGGCCCCTGGAAGGTCTGTCCGGGGGCAACAAATCGCGTCCGCAGGCTTTCTGGCCGGTGGATGCTCTCTGGCTGGCCGAATTGCTTCTCACAGCCACCAAGGGTGACGCGCAGCCATGAAGCATGGGGGCAGATCGCACGGCCTGCCCCAACCTGTATTGCCGGCAGCCGCGGCGATCAGACTGCTTTGCGCCCGGCCCTATCCGCCGGTCAGGCAGCCTGAAGTGGAGTGAAGACAGCCGACAAGAAAGAGCCAGACTGCAAAGGGGCGGACGGCTAACCTGGAATGGGTGGCTGAGATGGGCAAGGCGCATAGAATGCCGGCCTTTCTCGTGGAGCTGCCGAGTGC
It encodes:
- a CDS encoding gamma-glutamyltransferase, whose amino-acid sequence is MDQIGWCASGTGGAVAAGAAESVAAGVRLLSEGGNAADAAVATILALAVTDYGLFAIGGEVPFMIYDAAQERVRVLSGIGRAPLSPEAIEWYYANGIPDEGSYLAMPVPGALHLCITALELFGTRSFAQAVAPTLELLDAGRDEWHPQLAATLRKMVQAETQAVGSREKRLRAARDRFYTGDIADDLVAWYRSKGSFLDREDLAAHETTVEDPVSVGYRGYEVCKCNTWTQGPVLCQTLRLLEGWELRGLGHLSADYIHTVTEAMKLAYADRDTYYADPDFADVPLQQLLSDEYTALRADLITGAASMERRPGDPVRMRAILCEGDAPENPVRTPISDTTTCVVADRWGNVVAATPSCNLAGNEPDPVTGVSQGNRLRCLNTNPRHPNRIQPGKRPRVTLTPTLVLREGRPVVAISVAGGDLQDQTSLNVLLNHIEFGMPPGQAVTAPRFSTNHMENSFSSRPDRDAAFLAPGSLNLHEGVAEQVRSELAARGHRVTVTSEPIAHPVMLCIDPETQVVHAAGDPAAGKHAAALNDTA
- a CDS encoding glycoside hydrolase family 99-like domain-containing protein, translating into MRILLSILLTLAATWACAQPRTLLEWNFDTDGDFEGWKAANHITGLRVEGGALKGTIANWDPFVTGPQFDIPATPWQRIEVRMRTDCDGGGEFFWTNTTQSQYGGFSPGKETPFRINGDGQWHTYQVYPFWHTEKKIILLRLDFARPAEADYGKKTFEVDYIRIVDLGSPDELATEPDWKFGGTTLNWEPAEGATVVATQDGLRFSSGDNPGSYMLSPALRCTLDDRLWVHIDMKLDKGTAGYIRWVSSDFGNIHLRKFPVKGDGKFHSYNVDMGGNREWSGDILLLSLQPTNTAGATAVIRRIALTEEPEGTPEVEVTYVGLEDAINRAGRPANLLINLMNRGGETARGLVIDSLSLPEGVQVASRGDWRQIEELAPFEPATHKVSVTATGAVKGTASVKLSGAGAPDEPVTGEVAFTEPLNVAKADYVPEPRPVESDYEIGALYFPGFPTMDRWDPIRRVSPERKPVLGWYDEGNPECVDWQIKWAVEHGIKFFLVDWYWSAGGRHLEHWVKAFEKARYRRYLKWAMMWANHNPAGSHSEEDQRAVTQYWLDNCFNMPEYMRIDDKPVVMIWSVAGMDRDMEGKGGAARLLEISREMAIEAGYKGIYFIAMKWPEASTDPAIIKDLADKGFDMTSIYHYMHHGGKAEDPQHFPFELVADSSYDHWKSWHEANIIPFLPNLSTGWDSRPWHGDKSTVIYGRTPELFRRICQDAKRFADETGVTRMTLAPLNEWGEGSYAEPCKEFGFEMYDAVRDVFCKKPAEGWPPNLIPSDVGLGPYDLPEAEALKRDAWDFSDGAQGWGPFMGIGAFAVKDGALEFVTSSQDPAIGTSLKGIRASDWTHVLVRMKIDSLQQPGEEAQLFWSTTTTGISEANSAKFKLVGDGEYHDYLIPVGENNRWKTGITSFRFDPCGHANARIAIDEIRLVKE
- a CDS encoding cellulase family glycosylhydrolase, whose amino-acid sequence is MTRYALRCGRRTIPMMLAALITMLWGTIAMAQEDSAPKRGDVAFQTSFDTAEDRQGWSTAPWAEWVPGYEGTTSLRVTVPAEDAAESRMIVLPIDLTRYRGCRLAVECMAKAEGVSKPPQPYLGVKCMLHYRSETSGPFWSNQNNVFGTFDWKKLRFVAPIAADATGGQLALGLQASSGVAWFDEIKVTVAWPPPPARPEAAANAGPVYRGHDLPRLRGVMSPNAFVDEDMRVLGQEWNANLIRWQMTRRWGVPNTDRDLDEYDQWIASELDDLEKALEACNRYGIKVVVDLHSPPGGRYENSDVAMFYEPKYQDHFVKVWERIATRFKGNPAVWGYDLVNEPVQADAPVEGVPDYLGAQVRAARAIRAIDPDVPIIFEVDQWDSAPGFRYLEPVDVPNVIYQVHMYWPGGFTHQGVHSNPVGVKYPGVIGGMMVDKEALRRHLQPVRDFQLAFNVHIYVGEFSAARWAPGAAQYLSDCIEIFEEYGWDWSYHAYREWDGWSLEHGPDPNDHSRTAEPSDRMQVVLGWFAKNVKPPVR